GCGGGTAAAAGCGGGCCGTTACGCGATCGCGACGGGGAGGCGACCCGCGAGTCCCAGCACGGTGAACGCGAACAGGAGGACCCCGAGTCCGAGCGCGAGCCCCTGGAAGAGCACGTCGTAGGCGATCCCGTACTCGACGAGCGCCCCGACGAACCAGCTTCCCAGCGCCTGCCCGAACATCATCCCGCCGCTGAAGGTGGCGTACGCGCCCCCGCGGTGTTCGTCGGGAAACGACGACAGCAGGAAGGTATCGGCCGCGGGGAACATGCTGTGGATGACGTAGCCGATCAGCGCACTGAGGACGACGATACCCAGAAGCCCCTCGGTCAGCGTCAACAGGAACACGCCCGCGGCGAACGAGGCGATGACGGCGAGCAGGTACGGTACCGTCGGCAGGCGGTCGACGAGCCGGCCGCTGATCCAGAAGGCGGGCACGCCGGCGGCGAAGGCCACCGTCAGCAGGTTTCTTGCCAGTTCCGGATCGAACCCACGGGCGGTCTCCATGTAGGAGGGATAGAAGTTGAACAGCCCCTGCCAGAGGAAGCTCGTCGCGCCGAAGACCAACACCCCGAGCGCGATGAGGCGCCACTGGGCCCGGATCGCACCGACGAAATCGCGGTCGACGCCGCTGGCGGCGGGGAACTCGGTCCGTCTCGCGATCCGGTAGAGCACGGCGGTCGCGCCGAGTGCCGCGATCCCGACAAGCGCGAAGACGACCCGCCAGGAGACCAGCAGCGAGAGGCTCACCA
The DNA window shown above is from Halalkalicoccus jeotgali B3 and carries:
- a CDS encoding MFS transporter, producing MAPTRLFVSLCSMAFLINLVRVVYAPLVEPLQAAFSVGPGTVGLLVTLVWTGSALPRIPIGYLLTIVPRHRVVLLAGATLTGSSLLATFADSILTLAVGTFLIGTATSGYFVAANPLISELYAGQVGRMLGIHGTATQLAAVIAAPLVSLSLLVSWRVVFALVGIAALGATAVLYRIARRTEFPAASGVDRDFVGAIRAQWRLIALGVLVFGATSFLWQGLFNFYPSYMETARGFDPELARNLLTVAFAAGVPAFWISGRLVDRLPTVPYLLAVIASFAAGVFLLTLTEGLLGIVVLSALIGYVIHSMFPAADTFLLSSFPDEHRGGAYATFSGGMMFGQALGSWFVGALVEYGIAYDVLFQGLALGLGVLLFAFTVLGLAGRLPVAIA